DNA from Campylobacter lari:
TTTGGTTATGTACTGGTAGGGTTTTAGAGCATTGGCATAGTGGAACTATGACTATGAGAGTTCCTGAGCTTTTCCGTGCAGTACCTGAAGCACTTTGTTATATGAATGAAGATGATGCTAGGGCAATGAAAATTAATCAAGGTGATATCGTATGGGTACAATCACGCCGTGGTAAAGTAAAAGCTAGAGTAGATTTTCGTGGTAGAAATAAACCATCTAAAGGGCTTGTGTATGTGCCTTGGTTTGATGAAAATGTATATATAAACAAAGTTACATTAGATGCAACTTGCCCATTGTCTAATCAAACAGATTTCAAAAAATGTGCCGTAAAAATTACTAAAGCATAAAAATGAAAAATAGAAGAGAATTTTTAGCCTTTACTTTTAAGCTTTTATGTATAGGAAGCGGAAGTGCATTTTTAGCAAGTTTAGCATTTAGCTCAAATCAGGAGTATTTTTTAAGACCTCCTGGGGCAGATGATGAAAAAGAATTTTTATCAAAATGTATACGATGTGGACTTTGTGTAAAAGCTTGTCCTTATGATGTTTTAAAACTAGCAAATTTAGAAAATAGTGCTAAAAATGGCACACCCTTTTTTATAGCAAGAGAAAATCCTTGTAGATTGTGCGAGGATATACCTTGTATAAGAGATTGCCCTACAAATGCGCTAGATCATAAATATTTAGAGCAAAATGATGGAATTTATAAAACAAAAATGGGTATAGCTATAATTGATAGTGCAAGTTGTGTTGCTTATTGGGGAATTCAATGTGATGCTTGTTATAGAGCCTGTCCATTGATAGATAAGGCATTAAAGCTTGAAATAAAACGCAATGAAAGAACTGCAAAGCACGCATTTTTATTACCTGTAGTAGATCATGAAGTATGCGTGGGATGTGGGATTTGTGAGAAAGCCTGTATAACGCAAAAAGCTGCTATTAGAGTTTTACCTAGAGAATTTGTCTTGGGAAAAGCTGGGGATAATTACATCAAAGGTTGGGATGAAAAAGATGAAAAACGCTTGCAAGATGTAAACACAGATAAAAATTTCAATAAAAACAAGGCTAAAGATTATCTTAATGATGGAGAATTGTTATGAAATATCTTATTTTAAGAAGAATAGTGCAATTGTCTATCTTAACTTTTTTTTCTTTTGGTGTATTTAATTTTATATTAAAAGGAAATTTAAGCTCTTCAGTTTTATTTTCTTCGGTGCCGCTAAGCGATCCTTTTGCGTTTATTCAACTTGCTTTAGCAAGTTTGCAAGTAGATTTAATGGCTTTAAGTGGTGCTTTGATAGTATTTTTATTTTATGCTATTTTTGCTGGAAGAGCGTTTTGTGCTTGGGTTTGTCCTGTAAATATCATTACTGATTTTGCTTATTTTATTAGAAGTAAATTAGGTTTTAATCAAGCAAGGATTTTTAATGTAAATAAAAATTTGCGTTATTATGTTTTGGCTTTTGTTTTGATTTTTTCTTTTCTTTTTTCCTTTCCTGTTTTTGAGGAATTTTCTTATATAGGAATAATCCAAAGAGGAATTATTTTCGGCGGTATTTCTTGGCTTTTTGTAGCTTTGATTGTTTTTTGTATAGATACATTTTTTAGTCCAAGATTTACTTGCTCGCATTTTTGTCCTTTAGGAGCTTTTTGGGCTTTAAGTTCGCATTTTTCATTACTAAAAGTAAGATATAACTTACAAAAATGTACTAAGTGTTATAAATGCCTTGGGATATGTCCTGAAAAGCAAGTGCTTTGGATGATAGGTAAAGAAAATCAAGATGTAAAATCAGGTGAGTGTATAAGATGTGGAAAATGTGTTGATGTTTGCGGTGATGATGCTTTAGGTTTTAGTATAATAAATTTAAGGAGAGAAAATGAAAAATAAAATCTTTTTATCCTTAGCAGCAGCTGTTTTAATAAGTGCTTGCGGACTTGCTGTTAAAAGTGTTGATTCAAAAGATATAGGTTTAAGAAAAACAAGTTTAGAAAGTGAAAATGTAGAGTTATTGGATGCAAAGTATTCTCAAGCAATGGCTGGAGAATCTGTTTTAATTGAGAGATCATTTGAAAATGCTCCGCCATTAATTCCACATACTTTAGAGGATATGCTTCCAATTACTAAGGATAATAATATTTGTTTAAGCTGTCATGATAAAGCTATAGCTAAAGATGTTGGGGCCACTCCGCTTCCAAGTAGCCATTATTTTGACTTAAGAAAAAACAAATCTACTAAAGATATGATAAGTGATGCAAGGTTTAATTGTACACAATGCCATGTGCCACAAAGCGATGCAAAACCTTTAGTAGGAAATAGTTTTGAAGCTAAATTTAAAAATGAGGAACTAAAGAAAAAATCTAATCTTTTAGATGTTTTAAATGAAGGCGTAAAATAAAACTATGAAAAAAATATTTTTAATCTTACTAATGAGTGTATATGTATTTAGTTATGAGCTTAAACTTGATTCAAATTTAAATGCCTTAAAACTTGTTGATAGTAGTTTGCTTATAGGACTTGATAATGGAGAATTAAATCAGTACTTTATTAAAGACAAAAAAATGCAAAAAATCACTCAACTTGATAAGATTAAAAATTTTTACGAAGAAAATCTTAGCCCTAGAATTTATAGTATTGATTACTTAAATGGGGCTATTTTGATTTTAAGTGAAGGTGATTTTGGTAGTAAAAGGCTTAGTATTTATAAAAATAAACAACTTTACAACTATAAGCTTTTAAGTGATGGAGTAAAAAAAGCTTTGTTTTTAGATGATGATACTATTTTATTAGCCTTGCTAGGTTCTAATATAGAGCTTTTTGATCTAAAAACAAAAAATATTATAAAAAATTTTACTTTCTCTAACTCAAGTTTAAGTGATGTGGTTTTAAATGAGGCAAAAACTCAATTAGTAGCAGGTTTTGAAAGTGGTGAAATAGTACTTTTTGATGTGAAAAAGTGGCAAAAAATAAAAAGTTATAAAAATCTTCATAAAGATAATATTTATCAACTTGATTTTAAAAATGCAATTATTACAAGTTGTAGCACTGATAGAAAATTAGGCATAGTGCGAAATGATCAAGAAAAAAGCATAGAAAGAGACTTTTTAATATATGCTTGTAGTCTAAATAAAAGTGGTTCTATAGCGGTTTTTGGAGATAATGAAAAAAATATTATAGAGCTTATAGATACTAAAAATTTAAAAACAATAAAAAAATTCCAAAATAAAGATTTTTTGCTAGAAT
Protein-coding regions in this window:
- the napG gene encoding ferredoxin-type protein NapG gives rise to the protein MKNRREFLAFTFKLLCIGSGSAFLASLAFSSNQEYFLRPPGADDEKEFLSKCIRCGLCVKACPYDVLKLANLENSAKNGTPFFIARENPCRLCEDIPCIRDCPTNALDHKYLEQNDGIYKTKMGIAIIDSASCVAYWGIQCDACYRACPLIDKALKLEIKRNERTAKHAFLLPVVDHEVCVGCGICEKACITQKAAIRVLPREFVLGKAGDNYIKGWDEKDEKRLQDVNTDKNFNKNKAKDYLNDGELL
- the napH gene encoding quinol dehydrogenase ferredoxin subunit NapH, whose amino-acid sequence is MKYLILRRIVQLSILTFFSFGVFNFILKGNLSSSVLFSSVPLSDPFAFIQLALASLQVDLMALSGALIVFLFYAIFAGRAFCAWVCPVNIITDFAYFIRSKLGFNQARIFNVNKNLRYYVLAFVLIFSFLFSFPVFEEFSYIGIIQRGIIFGGISWLFVALIVFCIDTFFSPRFTCSHFCPLGAFWALSSHFSLLKVRYNLQKCTKCYKCLGICPEKQVLWMIGKENQDVKSGECIRCGKCVDVCGDDALGFSIINLRRENEK
- a CDS encoding nitrate reductase cytochrome c-type subunit, translating into MKNKIFLSLAAAVLISACGLAVKSVDSKDIGLRKTSLESENVELLDAKYSQAMAGESVLIERSFENAPPLIPHTLEDMLPITKDNNICLSCHDKAIAKDVGATPLPSSHYFDLRKNKSTKDMISDARFNCTQCHVPQSDAKPLVGNSFEAKFKNEELKKKSNLLDVLNEGVK
- a CDS encoding WD40 repeat domain-containing protein, yielding MKKIFLILLMSVYVFSYELKLDSNLNALKLVDSSLLIGLDNGELNQYFIKDKKMQKITQLDKIKNFYEENLSPRIYSIDYLNGAILILSEGDFGSKRLSIYKNKQLYNYKLLSDGVKKALFLDDDTILLALLGSNIELFDLKTKNIIKNFTFSNSSLSDVVLNEAKTQLVAGFESGEIVLFDVKKWQKIKSYKNLHKDNIYQLDFKNAIITSCSTDRKLGIVRNDQEKSIERDFLIYACSLNKSGSIAVFGDNEKNIIELIDTKNLKTIKKFQNKDFLLEYLIFLNEHEFISTGYEDKIIFWSIDESF